In Shewanella sp. VB17, a single genomic region encodes these proteins:
- a CDS encoding carbon-nitrogen hydrolase family protein: MQISLLQCQSSHDVSANLAYIDAQLTLLPRNSGEPQLIVLPECCLLFGGHESQQLEYAGDPILGTRPLEKAMSELAAKYDIYLVAGTIPVRSEDGRVYSRTYLFDNKGDILGEYDKLHLFDVDVADGTKRYRESDTFCPGERISVIDTPFGKLGLAVCYDIRFPDLFRAMRLAGAELIALPAAFTKVTGAAHWQPLIQARAIETQCFILAAAQWGKHNQGSRETWGQSMIVDPWGSITAQKMDGCGWVQAKLDKTEQQKIRQEIPVSTHNRFSTPSLQHKDVKG; the protein is encoded by the coding sequence ATGCAGATCAGTCTATTACAATGCCAAAGTAGTCACGATGTATCGGCAAATCTTGCATACATAGATGCGCAGCTTACTCTTCTTCCTCGCAATTCTGGCGAGCCACAGTTAATTGTGTTACCCGAATGTTGTTTGCTTTTTGGTGGTCATGAGAGTCAACAGCTGGAATATGCTGGCGATCCTATTTTAGGGACAAGGCCACTAGAAAAAGCCATGTCTGAGCTTGCTGCTAAATATGACATCTATCTTGTCGCTGGAACGATACCTGTTCGCTCAGAAGATGGTCGTGTCTATAGTAGAACCTACTTATTTGATAATAAAGGTGATATTTTAGGCGAATATGATAAATTACATTTATTTGATGTGGATGTTGCCGATGGTACCAAGCGATATAGAGAGAGCGATACTTTCTGTCCTGGCGAAAGGATCAGTGTCATAGATACCCCTTTCGGTAAATTAGGGTTAGCTGTTTGTTATGACATTCGTTTTCCTGATCTTTTTAGAGCAATGAGGTTAGCCGGTGCCGAACTCATTGCCTTGCCCGCTGCTTTTACTAAGGTGACAGGTGCAGCGCATTGGCAACCACTTATCCAAGCAAGAGCCATTGAAACTCAATGTTTTATTTTAGCTGCCGCTCAGTGGGGCAAACACAATCAAGGTAGCCGCGAGACCTGGGGACAGAGTATGATTGTCGATCCTTGGGGAAGCATTACAGCGCAAAAAATGGATGGGTGTGGTTGGGTGCAAGCTAAGCTAGATAAGACGGAACAGCAAAAAATTCGTCAAGAGATACCGGTATCGACACATAACCGATTTTCAACGCCAAGCCTACAACACAAAGACGTGAAGGGGTAA
- the tldD gene encoding metalloprotease TldD, translated as MPLLTQVEQSLLQDGQSLSDLQGYLNIIHQHNVDFSDLYFQGSRHESWVLEDGIVKEGSFHIERGVGVRAITGEKTGFAYADEITPSALMASAEAARSIASSGGSSSVQAWKRQDVHALYQSSDPIAAMEEVKKIALLKEADAYIRSLDSRIIQVVVSISGVHEEILVAASDGTLAADIRPLVRFNCSVILEEKDQRERGSSGGGGRHGYDILMATDDTGLPVCFSFAREAVRQASVNLSAIDAPAGLMPVVLGAGWPGVLLHEAVGHGLEGDFNRKGSSAFSGLVGQQVASKLVSVVDDGNMPNRRGSLSIDDEGVITQKTVLIQDGILKGYMQDKLNARLMGEQSTGNGRRESYAHLPMPRMTNTYMEAGESDPAEIIKSVKNGIYAPNFGGGQVDITSGKFVFSASEAYLIENGEVTKAIKGATLIGNGPEAMKQISMVGNDLALDKGVGVCGKDGQSVPVGVGQPTLKVDNLTVGGTA; from the coding sequence ATGCCATTGTTAACTCAAGTTGAACAGAGCCTATTGCAAGATGGACAGTCACTGAGTGATCTACAGGGTTACCTGAATATTATTCACCAGCACAATGTCGACTTTTCCGATCTTTACTTTCAAGGCAGTCGTCATGAGTCTTGGGTGTTAGAAGATGGGATAGTTAAAGAGGGCAGTTTTCATATCGAGCGAGGGGTTGGCGTTAGAGCTATCACGGGTGAAAAAACCGGATTTGCTTATGCTGATGAAATCACTCCATCTGCACTTATGGCCTCTGCTGAGGCTGCTCGCAGTATTGCCTCATCAGGTGGAAGTAGTAGTGTGCAGGCGTGGAAACGCCAAGATGTTCACGCGCTTTATCAAAGTTCAGATCCTATTGCAGCGATGGAAGAAGTAAAGAAAATTGCTCTGCTGAAAGAGGCTGATGCGTATATTCGGAGTCTTGATAGCCGTATTATTCAGGTTGTTGTGAGTATTTCGGGTGTGCATGAAGAAATTTTAGTCGCGGCAAGTGATGGCACATTAGCGGCAGATATACGTCCTTTAGTACGGTTTAATTGCAGTGTTATTTTAGAAGAAAAGGACCAACGTGAACGTGGTTCAAGCGGCGGTGGCGGGCGTCATGGCTATGATATTTTGATGGCAACCGATGACACTGGCTTACCAGTGTGTTTCTCATTTGCTCGTGAGGCGGTGCGCCAAGCGTCAGTTAACTTAAGTGCAATCGATGCCCCTGCAGGATTGATGCCTGTGGTACTGGGTGCTGGCTGGCCAGGTGTTTTGCTACACGAAGCTGTCGGTCATGGATTGGAAGGGGATTTTAATCGCAAGGGCAGCAGTGCATTTAGTGGCCTAGTGGGCCAACAGGTCGCGTCTAAATTAGTCAGTGTCGTTGATGATGGCAACATGCCAAACCGCCGTGGTTCATTAAGTATCGATGATGAGGGCGTTATCACGCAGAAGACAGTACTTATCCAAGATGGAATCTTAAAAGGTTATATGCAAGATAAACTCAATGCTCGCTTAATGGGTGAGCAATCAACGGGTAATGGCCGTCGAGAATCTTATGCACACTTGCCTATGCCGCGCATGACGAATACCTATATGGAAGCGGGTGAATCAGATCCAGCTGAAATCATTAAATCAGTTAAAAATGGCATATATGCGCCTAACTTTGGTGGCGGCCAAGTTGATATTACGTCAGGTAAGTTTGTTTTTTCAGCTTCTGAAGCTTATTTGATTGAGAACGGTGAAGTCACGAAAGCGATTAAGGGGGCAACACTAATTGGTAATGGCCCTGAAGCGATGAAACAAATTTCAATGGTGGGTAACGATCTCGCCCTTGATAAAGGCGTAGGCGTTTGCGGTAAAGATGGCCAGAGTGTGCCTGTTGGGGTCGGTCAGCCGACGCTTAAGGTCGATAATTTAACCGTCGGTGGGACAGCGTAA
- a CDS encoding TolC family protein → MKFPHFVCWSLLLAVGTSSAQPMTFDNAWQQLLTVSDKLQAESQEVLRAQAEQKAGEDLGLPSVDIKGSYTHLEKPIELDLRDLNPLASLGSESLPPALGGALASIPSSMFVTPFTEQDIFRASLQAMWPIYTGGKITAAQGIHAALVAEKEQQFQLVIRDLFNLLVDRYYAVSVTETLMQTQLQLVASLTKHADHALKLEEQGQIAKVERLNAQVALENARVSAGSAKRQHEMAMIALSRMLHQQSIIPSSQLFMLQNQPSLPRLSQLTMTQHPALKLLEAKEDQATGLIDVEKGRYQPSVFLYGNYTLYEDDSLFSQVEPDWMVGLGVKVPLLSREGRSGKVEAAKSALLQARYTKAQTQQDLSLLLDQSYRQLLQAQEEVLALDTSLTLAEENLRLREIAFNQGLSTSIDRVDAELKLSAVKTQQLGAKYRYIQSYARLMAISGQLDDFIGRTNQL, encoded by the coding sequence ATGAAATTCCCCCACTTCGTTTGTTGGTCTTTACTGTTAGCCGTTGGTACATCTTCAGCCCAGCCAATGACGTTTGATAACGCATGGCAGCAGTTGTTAACTGTCAGCGATAAACTCCAGGCTGAATCTCAAGAGGTTTTACGCGCTCAGGCTGAGCAAAAGGCGGGAGAAGATCTTGGTCTGCCTTCTGTAGATATCAAAGGGAGCTATACCCATCTCGAAAAACCAATTGAGCTAGATTTACGTGATCTTAACCCTCTCGCTTCACTGGGATCTGAGAGTTTACCCCCGGCATTGGGCGGCGCGTTAGCGAGTATTCCAAGTTCAATGTTTGTGACCCCCTTTACCGAACAAGATATTTTTCGTGCCAGTTTGCAAGCCATGTGGCCAATCTATACTGGGGGGAAGATCACTGCAGCTCAAGGAATACATGCTGCGCTCGTGGCTGAAAAAGAGCAGCAGTTTCAATTGGTCATACGTGATCTTTTTAATTTATTGGTGGACAGGTATTACGCTGTCTCTGTGACAGAGACGCTGATGCAAACTCAGTTGCAGCTTGTTGCTTCTTTGACTAAACATGCCGATCATGCGCTTAAGTTGGAAGAGCAAGGCCAGATAGCGAAGGTTGAGCGGCTAAATGCACAAGTCGCGCTTGAAAATGCGCGGGTCAGTGCTGGTAGTGCTAAGCGTCAGCATGAGATGGCAATGATTGCTTTATCGCGGATGCTACATCAACAAAGTATCATCCCCTCATCTCAGTTATTTATGCTACAAAATCAACCCTCTTTGCCTAGATTAAGTCAGTTGACGATGACTCAGCACCCAGCACTGAAATTACTCGAAGCGAAAGAAGATCAAGCCACAGGCTTAATTGATGTAGAGAAGGGGCGTTATCAACCCAGTGTCTTTCTCTACGGTAATTATACCTTGTATGAAGATGACAGCTTGTTCTCCCAGGTTGAGCCTGATTGGATGGTAGGCTTAGGTGTTAAGGTTCCTCTGCTCAGCAGAGAGGGTCGCAGTGGTAAAGTGGAAGCGGCTAAAAGCGCCTTGTTACAAGCTCGATATACTAAGGCGCAAACGCAGCAAGATCTCAGTTTGCTGTTAGATCAAAGCTACCGTCAACTTTTGCAAGCACAAGAAGAGGTGCTTGCATTGGATACTTCATTGACCCTAGCCGAAGAAAACTTACGTTTGCGTGAGATAGCATTTAACCAAGGTTTGTCTACTTCGATAGACAGAGTGGATGCTGAATTAAAGCTCAGTGCCGTCAAGACACAGCAACTGGGTGCGAAATACCGCTATATTCAATCTTACGCACGTCTGATGGCTATCAGTGGTCAGCTAGATGACTTTATCGGTCGAACTAATCAGTTGTAA
- a CDS encoding HlyD family secretion protein, with protein sequence MRANRLLAMVALLALVLVLGYGLKLAYSPKAHILQGQIEAREYNVSSKVPGRIEQVLVRRGDVVKQGDLLFAIHSPELDAKLMQAEGGRDAAKALQLEADTGARKQQITASKEQWLKAKAATNLYQTTYRRVENLFDEGVVARQKRDEAFTQWQAAKYTEQAALAMYQMAQEGARSETKAAAAGNARMAEGAVNEVNAILADSQMRSPKSGEISEVLLQQGELAPSGFPVVSLIDMTDAWAVFQVREDQLNQFSKGSKLMLTLPSLKRDVEFVVTHVSVMGEFATWRSTESGHDFDMRTFEVELKPESEIENLRVGMSVLFTR encoded by the coding sequence ATGCGCGCTAATCGTTTGCTCGCCATGGTTGCACTCTTGGCGCTAGTGCTGGTGTTAGGTTATGGTTTAAAGTTAGCCTATAGCCCTAAAGCGCACATTTTACAGGGGCAAATTGAGGCCCGAGAATATAACGTCTCTTCAAAGGTGCCAGGCCGGATCGAACAGGTTTTAGTGCGTCGTGGCGATGTGGTTAAACAGGGCGATTTGTTGTTTGCTATTCACAGCCCTGAGCTCGATGCGAAATTAATGCAAGCTGAAGGAGGGCGCGATGCTGCCAAAGCACTGCAACTTGAAGCTGATACGGGAGCACGTAAGCAGCAAATCACAGCATCTAAAGAACAATGGTTAAAGGCCAAAGCTGCAACTAACTTATATCAGACCACTTATCGTAGGGTCGAAAACCTGTTTGACGAAGGGGTTGTTGCGAGACAAAAGCGCGATGAGGCGTTTACACAGTGGCAAGCTGCTAAATACACTGAGCAAGCTGCACTGGCGATGTATCAGATGGCGCAAGAGGGCGCGCGTTCTGAAACTAAAGCTGCAGCAGCGGGCAATGCGCGTATGGCAGAAGGTGCGGTTAATGAAGTCAATGCTATCTTGGCTGACAGTCAGATGAGATCGCCTAAATCTGGTGAGATAAGTGAAGTCTTATTGCAACAAGGTGAGCTGGCGCCGAGTGGTTTTCCTGTGGTTAGCTTGATTGATATGACCGATGCTTGGGCTGTATTTCAAGTACGTGAAGATCAACTTAATCAGTTTTCTAAAGGGAGTAAATTAATGTTGACCTTGCCTTCGCTTAAGCGTGACGTTGAGTTTGTTGTTACTCACGTGAGTGTGATGGGAGAGTTTGCGACTTGGCGATCGACAGAAAGTGGTCACGATTTTGATATGCGTACCTTTGAGGTAGAGCTTAAACCTGAGAGTGAAATAGAGAATCTGCGCGTCGGCATGTCCGTGTTGTTTACCCGCTAA
- a CDS encoding ABC transporter permease has protein sequence MSFWQLVLLELKAIVADKAIAVTLFGGVLFYAILYPLPYLHQVPTEQQLVVVDLDHSSLSRRLIRHADASAKMSVIGQVGSLLEAKTWIQSGRAHGLLVIPAGFRRDLLQGKGVTLSYGGDASYFLIYASIAEGLVAAGMDAGKHVQLLGMLAKGEAPQQAAKNLNSVKINSVPAFNLSLGYTPYVVPGLFLLILHQTLLIGMGILGAGQWAKLGYWNQCSPLLLICGRMTAFMLIYLVFTSFYIGYCFYWYQVSIQASLSLVSLFLLPFLLASCAGGVALSCLFMRRDLPTQVLLLASMPIMFVSGFIWPLALIPQPLIWISQVIPAVPAIMGMLELNQMGASWASIMPKWLQLWGLFVFFFLLAVYGVSKKLK, from the coding sequence ATGAGTTTCTGGCAACTTGTGCTGTTAGAGTTAAAGGCCATCGTGGCAGATAAAGCCATTGCCGTGACGTTATTTGGAGGCGTGCTTTTTTATGCTATCCTTTATCCTCTGCCATACCTGCATCAAGTACCGACCGAGCAACAATTGGTGGTGGTTGATTTGGATCATTCCTCATTAAGCCGCCGTTTAATCCGTCATGCTGATGCGAGTGCAAAAATGAGTGTTATTGGCCAAGTTGGTAGCCTACTTGAAGCCAAAACTTGGATCCAGTCTGGGCGTGCTCATGGATTGCTGGTGATCCCGGCAGGTTTTAGGCGAGATCTGCTACAAGGCAAGGGCGTGACGTTAAGTTATGGTGGTGATGCCAGCTATTTTCTGATCTATGCGTCTATAGCTGAAGGTTTAGTGGCAGCAGGGATGGATGCGGGTAAACACGTACAGCTACTTGGCATGCTAGCTAAAGGTGAGGCTCCTCAACAGGCGGCTAAGAACCTCAATTCAGTTAAGATAAACAGTGTCCCAGCATTTAACCTAAGCCTTGGTTATACCCCTTATGTGGTGCCTGGACTTTTTTTATTGATCTTACATCAAACGTTACTCATTGGTATGGGGATATTAGGGGCTGGTCAGTGGGCTAAGCTGGGTTATTGGAATCAATGTTCTCCCTTACTGCTTATTTGTGGCCGCATGACGGCTTTTATGTTGATCTACTTAGTTTTTACTAGTTTTTATATTGGTTACTGTTTTTATTGGTATCAGGTGAGTATTCAGGCAAGCTTAAGTCTAGTGTCACTATTTCTGCTACCTTTTTTACTTGCAAGCTGCGCAGGTGGGGTTGCATTGAGCTGCTTGTTCATGCGTAGGGACTTGCCAACCCAAGTGTTGTTATTGGCTTCTATGCCTATCATGTTTGTATCAGGCTTTATTTGGCCATTAGCATTGATCCCACAACCTTTGATCTGGATCTCGCAGGTGATCCCAGCTGTTCCGGCTATTATGGGAATGTTAGAACTCAATCAAATGGGGGCATCATGGGCCAGCATTATGCCTAAATGGTTGCAGTTATGGGGTTTGTTTGTCTTTTTCTTTTTATTGGCAGTTTATGGTGTGTCCAAAAAACTGAAATAA
- a CDS encoding Ig-like domain-containing protein, which translates to MRLIKTALALPITLIALSFLGGCNGSSDDTSCEETTGEYAISLSYKNLVNGQCTDTTSALSFPSNVSICAVAKLTQGGRSRCGGLINFSASLGTISPTTKLTNSSGLAEVILAPDADTQGAGTVTAEFDTQADENNLITANRNYEFVDSGGTSSTNVAKISASIQLGAITVTQFKVDETVQLQAQFLDASSIGIAGQLTTFTAGSATLTPDTALTNEQGIAQISFTPTESELGATNLNVALTYQGQSFQSNSLYEVLSIDAIGGDGVLKLGHFGEDNQFIEGQLATTLALTDGKYIISAGGNLGVTATLISQANDGTITRVQTPSSISFSSDCVSSSNASIDTPVTTLSGDARSTFQDTSCSGNSERDDIISASTLAGNQTLTANLLFTLERQTLANISFVSAEPTNIRIKGAGGTDSTESSLVTFKVTSANGQPTAQQEVNFSLDTVVGGLSFANGLSTAEGLTNSAGIVSVRILSSTVPTPVRVVASAKDSSTNKTITTQSELLTVNTGLPQQLGFSISSAMFNPEANDSNGETTSITAYASDNFGNPAPDDTVVQFTAEGGQIESNCTMVNGMCSVVWTSANPRVTDHRITILAYALGHETFFDTNGNNIFDESDGAAVDACLTVNGILQTCSGNGMDIETYVANGFNDLPDAFRDDNENFTFDAGERYFNTQANTTYGSRDSLFNGPQCEGSLCGKDQANKIYIRKALVMVMSGSTARFIIKQGNTKVFDSTDGTNITLSAIAAGASSGFSVQFFDSAGQIMPANSNLSVSINNGTLDFSPYSVKNTISGKSDCLANISDTCGSTTVFTLTNNIDPTSTGEPSQASNITIELITPNEVKSSVVLTVELTGT; encoded by the coding sequence ATGCGACTGATAAAAACGGCTCTTGCTCTCCCTATTACCCTTATCGCCCTTAGTTTTCTTGGGGGCTGTAACGGTTCTTCAGATGATACCAGCTGTGAAGAAACTACGGGAGAATATGCCATATCGCTAAGTTATAAAAACCTAGTTAATGGCCAATGTACCGACACAACCAGTGCTCTTAGTTTTCCAAGCAATGTGAGTATCTGTGCTGTAGCCAAGTTAACTCAAGGTGGCAGATCACGCTGTGGCGGCTTAATCAATTTCAGTGCCAGTCTAGGCACAATATCTCCGACAACGAAACTCACTAATTCAAGCGGTCTTGCCGAAGTCATTCTTGCCCCAGATGCTGACACTCAAGGTGCTGGGACCGTAACAGCAGAATTCGATACTCAAGCTGATGAGAATAATCTTATTACCGCCAACCGTAATTATGAATTTGTTGATAGTGGCGGAACATCCTCTACAAATGTTGCTAAAATCAGTGCAAGTATCCAGCTAGGTGCAATCACAGTCACCCAATTTAAAGTGGATGAAACCGTGCAACTCCAAGCACAATTTTTAGACGCATCAAGCATCGGAATAGCAGGACAACTCACGACATTTACTGCAGGCAGCGCCACACTCACCCCTGATACTGCACTGACTAATGAACAAGGCATAGCTCAGATCAGCTTTACCCCCACAGAGAGCGAACTTGGGGCAACGAATCTTAATGTTGCACTGACATATCAAGGTCAAAGCTTTCAAAGTAACAGCCTATATGAGGTACTGTCTATCGATGCTATAGGTGGTGATGGCGTACTAAAATTGGGTCACTTCGGTGAAGATAATCAATTTATCGAAGGTCAATTAGCCACCACACTTGCACTAACAGATGGCAAGTACATCATCAGTGCAGGAGGTAATTTAGGTGTCACAGCAACACTCATCAGTCAAGCTAACGATGGGACAATCACTCGAGTTCAAACACCTTCATCCATCAGCTTTAGTTCTGATTGTGTCAGCAGTAGTAATGCCAGTATCGACACTCCAGTGACAACACTTTCTGGAGACGCGAGATCGACATTCCAAGATACCAGCTGTAGTGGCAATAGTGAACGGGATGACATCATTAGTGCAAGCACCTTAGCGGGAAACCAAACATTGACCGCCAACCTTCTTTTCACCTTAGAGCGCCAAACACTGGCTAATATCAGCTTTGTCTCTGCCGAACCGACCAATATCCGCATTAAAGGTGCTGGTGGCACTGACAGCACAGAATCTTCACTCGTGACGTTTAAAGTCACCAGTGCCAATGGTCAACCGACAGCGCAACAAGAGGTCAATTTTAGCTTGGACACAGTCGTTGGCGGTCTGAGCTTCGCCAATGGCCTTAGCACAGCAGAAGGACTAACCAATTCAGCAGGGATTGTGAGTGTACGGATACTTTCAAGTACCGTCCCAACTCCAGTACGCGTGGTGGCTTCAGCAAAAGATAGCAGTACTAATAAAACGATCACAACCCAGTCTGAACTACTCACTGTCAATACGGGTTTGCCACAACAGTTAGGATTTAGTATATCGAGTGCAATGTTTAATCCTGAAGCTAATGACTCTAATGGTGAAACAACTTCTATCACTGCCTATGCATCAGATAACTTTGGTAACCCAGCACCCGATGACACTGTCGTGCAATTCACCGCTGAAGGAGGTCAAATTGAATCTAATTGCACCATGGTCAACGGCATGTGTTCTGTGGTTTGGACATCCGCTAATCCAAGGGTTACAGATCACCGTATCACTATCCTTGCTTATGCATTAGGCCATGAGACCTTTTTTGATACGAATGGCAATAATATTTTTGATGAGAGCGATGGTGCCGCCGTCGATGCTTGTTTAACGGTTAACGGTATACTACAAACATGCAGTGGGAATGGTATGGATATAGAAACCTATGTTGCTAATGGTTTTAACGATTTACCTGACGCTTTCCGCGATGACAATGAAAACTTTACCTTTGATGCAGGTGAGAGATACTTCAATACACAAGCAAACACAACCTACGGCTCACGCGACTCACTATTTAACGGACCACAGTGTGAAGGTAGTCTATGTGGCAAAGATCAGGCTAATAAAATCTATATTCGTAAAGCATTAGTCATGGTGATGTCAGGTTCAACCGCACGTTTTATTATTAAACAAGGCAATACTAAAGTGTTTGATAGCACTGATGGTACAAACATAACGCTCAGCGCCATTGCTGCAGGGGCGTCCTCTGGGTTTAGTGTACAGTTTTTCGATAGTGCAGGTCAGATCATGCCTGCAAATTCAAATCTGAGTGTATCGATTAATAACGGTACATTAGATTTTTCACCTTATTCGGTGAAAAACACCATCAGTGGTAAGAGCGATTGCCTTGCCAACATATCTGACACCTGTGGTAGCACAACTGTCTTTACCTTAACCAATAATATCGACCCGACAAGTACTGGAGAACCATCACAGGCAAGCAACATCACCATTGAGTTAATCACGCCAAATGAGGTTAAATCAAGCGTGGTACTCACTGTTGAATTAACCGGTACTTGA
- the yjgA gene encoding ribosome biogenesis factor YjgA has product MNIVGDSEHFKQPFDHDEDYVSRAEAKREIAVYQELGVKLVSLSKSQLIKLELDELIYDNVLKTKIIKINTEAYRRQLQFIGKLMRNIDIEALQLEIKNVLNQNSNESAKQNVAEKLKDQLLTEGDSAVQALVEKYPVLERQKLRQLIRQSNKELAKTPDQASKAAVELVKYLRTEIAE; this is encoded by the coding sequence ATGAATATAGTCGGTGACTCAGAACATTTTAAACAGCCCTTTGATCATGATGAAGATTATGTCAGTAGAGCCGAAGCCAAACGTGAAATAGCCGTTTACCAAGAACTGGGGGTGAAACTTGTTTCACTCAGTAAAAGTCAGTTAATCAAATTAGAACTTGATGAACTGATATATGACAATGTACTAAAAACTAAAATAATAAAAATCAATACTGAGGCGTACCGTCGCCAATTACAGTTTATTGGTAAATTAATGCGCAATATTGATATCGAAGCGTTACAACTAGAAATCAAAAACGTATTAAATCAAAACAGTAATGAAAGTGCTAAGCAAAACGTCGCTGAAAAGCTAAAAGATCAATTGCTTACAGAAGGTGATAGCGCAGTTCAAGCGCTAGTTGAAAAATACCCTGTTTTAGAAAGACAAAAGTTGCGCCAACTTATTCGTCAATCTAACAAGGAATTGGCAAAAACACCTGACCAAGCCTCTAAAGCTGCAGTAGAGCTGGTAAAGTATTTACGTACAGAAATCGCTGAATAA
- a CDS encoding sulfurtransferase, producing the protein MTLQPNSPMVTTTWLEQHLDNKELILLDASMSKIVGKKPLLYETFSCICGAQKLDLENELCDLTSSQNNAFPTADQFVNIISELGITQKSLVVIYDNQGIYSSPRAWWIFKTMGFGHVYVLDGGLPQWLAEGRATTNRFLPVATPALSLRHANKSQVKMQHAWVCDSAYLLDQLTNDQINIFDARGAERFLGQSSEPRKGVRCGHIPNSINLPFSQVLQGHRLKTTEELKHIFIRLIKEQDVQRIFSCGSGITACILILASVESGYHHNVLYDGSWAEWGSDHTLPVEW; encoded by the coding sequence ATGACGTTACAGCCCAATTCCCCAATGGTCACGACAACATGGCTCGAACAACATTTAGATAATAAAGAACTGATCCTATTAGATGCCAGTATGAGTAAGATTGTCGGTAAAAAACCACTCCTCTATGAGACCTTTAGCTGCATTTGTGGAGCACAGAAGCTAGATCTTGAAAATGAACTTTGTGATCTGACATCGTCTCAAAACAACGCATTTCCTACAGCAGATCAATTTGTCAATATTATCTCTGAATTAGGAATTACTCAGAAAAGCTTAGTGGTTATTTATGATAATCAAGGTATTTACTCATCACCAAGAGCATGGTGGATTTTCAAGACTATGGGGTTTGGTCATGTTTATGTACTCGACGGTGGATTACCCCAATGGTTAGCTGAAGGCAGAGCAACAACAAATCGTTTTTTACCTGTTGCTACTCCAGCTTTATCTTTAAGGCATGCAAACAAAAGTCAGGTAAAAATGCAGCATGCATGGGTGTGTGATTCAGCCTATTTACTTGATCAATTGACTAATGATCAAATAAATATTTTCGATGCCCGTGGAGCGGAGCGTTTTTTAGGGCAGTCTTCTGAGCCTAGGAAAGGTGTACGTTGTGGGCATATTCCCAATTCCATTAACCTACCTTTCTCTCAAGTTTTACAAGGACACCGCCTAAAAACGACGGAGGAATTGAAACACATTTTTATCAGGTTAATCAAAGAGCAAGATGTTCAGCGTATATTTAGTTGCGGCTCTGGGATCACCGCCTGTATTTTAATCTTAGCCTCTGTTGAGTCTGGTTATCATCACAATGTACTCTACGACGGTTCTTGGGCCGAATGGGGTAGTGATCATACACTGCCAGTAGAGTGGTAA